Part of the Leptodactylus fuscus isolate aLepFus1 chromosome 6, aLepFus1.hap2, whole genome shotgun sequence genome, AATTTGACTTTCCGCCACGGGTTTGCCACAGATACAAGGGCCTGAGTTTATGCTGCACGTACTGCAGCTGAGTCAGTGtcctgaaaaaagaagcatctgTCGTTGCCTCCCATTGGAAACaatgggggcagattttggctggaatttggagctgatattGAGGAAATTCAGTtctgtgaaccaagccttagactACTTTAGCGGAAGTTCCAAAGATTTCTGATCCCTGATCTAAAGCTGTTCCAGTAATTACAAGTTATCAACtgtctgatcagtagggggccagCTGTTGGAACACCCCCTGATCATGAGAACATGGGTCTGTTATGATTTGTATGAACTGGGTTTTACATGGTATAAATAGATATCAAAAAATGAGTCCAAACAGAATTCTGATCACATTTAGATTGTGAAAACCAACACAAAAAAATAGCTTTAttacctcattctgtgcactcatggactcttatctacaaacctagcagtgttaaagctTATAAAGTAGCAGAGTGTAGGAGTAGTAGATATTTGAGTCTTTTCTATCCAAATAAACATGTCATCACTGTTGGAAAAACCAaggcaacctctttaaaggtATTCTCTCACATGAAAAATGCTATTCAATCTGTaagcggcatgttatagagcaggaggagctgagcagaataATGTATACGTTTGTGTGAAAATACtcactataactttttttttaacagcctTTTCTTCGCTGAGAAGtttaggaggcggtcctatcaatgATTGACAGCTCTATGTATACACAGTCCTAGAGTGGAGGTTGTCAATCATTGATAGCTCCGCCTCCAAGACTTCTCAGCACAGAAAAAGCAGAGATTTccatggataaatgacaggttatactgaatcttttcccacaaacctatatatcaatctgctcagttcctcctgctctataacatgctgcccacAGGCTGAACATttaccatgtgacaggttccctttaagcacaaCATAATACTATAGAGGATACAAGACTTTGATGGAGACTTTTTCTCTGATGTACTGACCACACAGGTATGGATTTATCCCCAATGGAGGCCGGGTGTACTATCTGCGCAGGAGCCAGCCACCATTCCTTACCTTGATGATGGAGAGCTACATGGCCAGTACCAATAATGTGACTTTTCTCAGGTATTGGCCTTGGCATTACAATTGGCTAGCTTGCAAACTGATAACTTATACTAGTAACATATTTTTTTCCTACCTAAGGGAAAACATCCACCTCCTTAAAAAAGAGTATGACTTCTGGATGACCCAACGGCGTATATCAGTGGAGCGAAATGGGAAAAACTATGTACTGAATCGCTATTATGGGTCAGCTGGGGACCCAAGGTAGAGTGATTTATAAAGTATAGTATTACTGAATATAGACGCAAAAATCATATACCTTAATAAAATCATACTGGATTACATGTGTGGTTTAgacacccctttaaggcttttagGGGAATTTAGAGTTAATATTTCGGCATACCATATACATTACCCTGAATACAAAGATTATCAAATTACAAATGCATCACCGATTGATTTTAGTGGCTAGTGTGTAATGCCTTATTTcacctgcggaggtgctgcaggaAAAGAATATACATACAAGAATGATACACTCTTGCAGCAGCTTGTAAAAGTATGTTCACATGTGTCTAGTTTGACTTGCCAGACACATTAAAAATATAACGAAACCAATATAAGGGTATTCTTGGACCGTCAGATCAGGTGAAGATCAAGCGACGATAACCCAGTTACATATCTGTTTATTTTAGGCCAGAGTCTTATTCTAAGGACTATGAGATGGCCGCAAAACTCACAGGAGGTAAGACCTTTTTCACATTGTCTTCTGTATTGagattattatattttttgcacttttgtCACCATCTTTCTACTTCTTTAGGTGAAAATCAGACTTTTTACTCAGAACTCAAAGCAGCTGCAGAGTCTGGTTGGGATTTCTCGTCACGTTGGTTCTTCGGTTCTACAAACAGTTTACTGGACACAAAAACAAGCTCCGTGGTCCCCGTGGACCTCAATTCCATCCTGTATCGGGTTGAGAAAGCGTTGGCCAAATTCTACACTGATTTAGGTAAGAAACCTCCGAACCTAAAGATCCGTTATCTGATCTAATGATAgtgggatatgtaatgtaatgggactgagctgtagctaTAGTGGGGCAGTGCTAGCAgtcgctaccaggccctggagcatAAGGGTCCCCAAAGGTTTCCCTACCACATGAAATTcatcactattctaaatggccctTTGAGGCCAAAATTGGCTTGGTGTCTGGTAGTGGCTCTTCCAGTTCAGAAGACATGCATGCTCGGCCAAAGCTTACACGCTTGGGAGAAATTGCTGAGATAACTGGCAGCTATATAATGTGTTTGGCCTGCTTTTTTCTACAGATATTTTACTtactttttgctgtatttttctttCCTACTATAGAAATGCACGATGAGGCGACTACATTTTCGACCGCCCATAGCCAGCGACTAGAAGCTGTACAGGCTGTACTCTGGGATGAGACTCTAGGGACCTGGCTGGACTATAATATTAATGAAACTCGAAGAAATCCAAACTTCTACCCGACCAACTTGACTCCTCTTTGGGCTTCATGTTATTCAGACCCATCGGTTGTAGATAAAGTGATCTCCTATTTAGAGGTTTGTTCATTTTCAGGTTTCAAGAACGACCTATGTGAGATCCTATGTTGGATTATGTTGCTAAATACTCCTCAGATCTCACAAAAAATTGGGGTTTGTTGGATCCACTTCCTCCCttgcagggccattttaacacattggtggccttgagcaaaggtttcataagtttcACCACTTAGACATACTTGAGACCTTAATGGCCCATTCTGTTGCGGTTCGGACCAGATGAATAGACCTCATCGGCAGGGACTCCGGGGCCACAGAATCAGCTGCAAAATTGAGCAGggctctgattttttttctgcatcctgctgcaatctTTGCCTCCCATTGCGAGGTAGATTCGGAACGGAACCTGCCATGGATTCGGGGGCGGAATCGGCTCTAAAATCCGTGACAGATTCCTCTATGTGTACCTAGTCTTACTACTATTGTAAAACAAACTTTGTGTATTTTGCAGACATGTGGcgcactggattatcagaatggACTCCCAACCTCTTTAAAAAACACGGGTGAGCAGTGGGATTTCCCAAATGCCTGGCCGCCTTTACAGCATATGGTGATAGAAGGTGAGAAACGTGAAAAACCTTATCAAAAACaataagaaggggagagaagaCGCCAAACCCCTCTGGCCCGCATCTACAAAGGCGGATACACCTCAACTTGACATATTTTTGGCGCATCTTTATCTCTGCTTACCATAGTAGAAAGCCAAAGTTCTGATTCCACCAGGGCTGTGCCCACTAGCCCCAGGCTCAATAGGGATGATCAGTAGAGTGTCTTGTGCCGAAGATCTTCTTTTTCGGCATCCTGAAAGGACAAGTGTACAGCGCTGCCACCTATTACAATAAACACAAATTCCAggaagaatttggagctgattttgaggtagaatctgcctgaaaatcagctccaaataaagtcatgtgaacttacccttaaattgGTTATCAAGGATTGGGGTATTAATGGCTTATTTGTAGGAAAGCGGACACGAACTACTGGAGGCCCCTGTGCAAGAACAGTTATGGGTCGCTTATTTTTCCAACATCTCTGCACAGAGCAGCCCCATTAGATCTCCCTTACAATCAACCAGTAATTGTGAGGGCCCCCCTGACCTGCTGGGCCCCTGTGCAAGAACTGTTATGGGTCATTTGTTTTCTAAGATCTCTGCATAGAGCAGCCCCATTACATCTCTCTAACAATCTACCAGTAATCgtgagggccactgtgcagaTTCACTAACAATATTTCTGCACTTACATGTCAGATTGTTGACTTTCAGGGCCCCTGTCGTTTAACTGAAAGCTTGTCATGGCAAGTGCTGCAGTCTCTCTCTGCATGCTACTTACATAGTGTATTGCAGTTTTGTACCATTCCCAACttctttaaagagagtctatcaacTGGTAACAAACTGATGACAGCCTCTTGTAGGACTGCtgttacactttccaaagataacTTTCttcttctgcattgcagctccattttcatgaaaatcagggtTTAATTCTCATGCAAATGATCTGAAAAGGGATTTAGGGGTGTTTCTTTTCTTGCCGGGGCTCTAGATAATCGCCCCTATATGACGCATACCTCCTTCCCCTATTTCTTGTGTGACATCTCCCACTATGTATTAAAATGGAGCTGCAGTGCAGAATAAGAAAaatatctttggaaagtgtatatcatgccctacaaggtactgtcattagtttgataacagtttccctgctgacagactccctgtaatggCTCTGAATATTCCGATACTTTATTGTGAAGTGTAAATTTGCCGCATAGTATAAAGGGGGTTTATTGCCATGTTACTTACATAATGATTGTATCATCTGTGGCAGGTTTGGAGAAGACCCAATCTAAAAAAGCAAAGGACATTGCATTTCGCTTAGCGCAAAAGTGGGTCACCGTCAACTATGAGGCTTATAAGAAGTACAACGCCATGTTTGAAAAAGTAAGTTGTTGGCTTGAGAATACGGTTACTTGTGTAAGGACCTGCATAGTGTACAAGTAGTGCGTGTCCCTACAGCTCCGTATGATGGAGACACTCCGTATACCTCTGTATGATGTCTGCCATATTTATTCGTCATATGATCCAATGTGAATCTGTAGGGAAAAAACCTCGGCATACAAAATCCAGGCCATGTCCAGATCTCTATGGTTGCTGTATTGTTACAGTCAATgtggatctataatacatgggAGTGGATGTCTCAAGACTGGCATGTTGTACTCCAGTCTTGATAATCCTTATAGACTTCCATATCTTCTTCCCTTCACATGTCTATGGCGATCTTGCGAGTCAATTCGAAGTGGTATAAATGGATACGGCATAGGCTCACGGTCATGGCGCCTGCTAGCTGTATACTTAGCTGTAACTTTCTTTGTCTCTTTGCAGTATGATGTCCAAGGTGACGGCAaaccaggaggaggaggcgaataTGAAGTACAGGTAAGACAGCACTGGTTAGCAACAACTTTCTTAAAAATTGGTAAACTTGGTCTCCAGTTGCATACTGTATACATTAAGTGGTTGTTGGAGAACCATGgttgtccacaggataggttatcagtatcagattggtggaagtCCGACACCCAGATGCTGCACCAATCAGTTGatttggctgccaaaatacagagCTGCGGTTCCCCGGCGCCACAGCTACAGTGTGTGGAGCCTGAATCTGTATACATGGAGCCGTACACTGTAGCACCAGGGAACTGAAGctctactcccattcacttcaataggatcaGAGCTGCTTCCGGCGGTATACTGTCTATACAACTTCAATCAGTCGAATCAGCTGATCAGCGCGGGGTCTGGGaatcggacccccaccaatctgatgccAAATATTCATCATTATCCCTTACCTTTGGGTCTTGGATGGAACTTACCAAGCAGGGTTATCCGGCTtctactattgatggcctatgcttagtataggccatcaatattagatctgcggggggTCCAACATGTGGAATTTCCCCCAGAATAGCTTTATCTAGATAACACCTACGTTCTAGGACCTATGTCAGTCCCATGGAGCATCACAGGACATATGCGACCACTGCTCTTGTGTTAGGGTGGTCCCAGTGGTCAGCCCACCACAATCAGACACCTATTCCGTGGATTGGAAAAgagtggaatacccctttatttaTACCCCACTAAGTAAACCCAAACTGTAATCTGCCATTGGTCTCTATGATAAAAACCAGACTTTAGAATATACTTTTTCCTTCTAGTAAAAAGACCATTGCATTTGCTGTAAGGTTAAAACATAGTGTGAACATGTTCTTAGGTTGACCGTGGCGCAGTGTCATGACTTTGTCATTGTTATGATATCTCGGCTCACCATGTTGTcttgtccttctccacagctggGCTTTGGCTGGACCAATGGAGTGATAATGCAGCTGCTGGACCTGTACAGGACGCGTCTGACCAGCTCTGCCGCCTGCGCCTCGTTCTCCGGGATACTTTATACACTACCTATATTAATCATTACTTTCTGGATATAAACCCCCCCCAATCTACTACCTGACACCATCACGTCATTGTCTAACGttatctcctctgtctgcagctcATAAATCATATAACAGTCATTAACCATAGGGGATGTGTACTGGCCTGACCACTTAGCGCTCCATAACAGCAGAGCTGTGCCTAAAGCTTACAGCACCTATAGGTGCGCACCCTCTGTAGGTACTGACCTAAGCTCCGGTTGTGCCATCCAAAGGGGCGTCCAATGGTCTGTTCTGTTCCAatgaaaatagagcaggtcctattctccTCTGTGCCACGAGAACAAAATAAATCGGAAGCCCCCTATGGGTAAGTGCGTCACAGAAGGCTCCCGGATGTCACTCCAAGTGTCACCTGAGTGCACTCCGCTACAAAATCGGCCCCAACTCGGATACACACTCAATCGTGTGTATGGGGTCTTACATATCATTCCATAGTGACAGACTATAGACTCACATTAAGGAGAACGTATCACCAGGTCTGAAAGGTCCGTATATCCCAGGTTTACAATGACAGACTAGGGTCCATATATCCCAGGTGACAGTGACAGACAAGGGTCCATATATCCCAGGTGACAGTGACAGACTAGGGCCTATATATCCTTATTCAGGGGCCATGCTAACCTCCACGGTATCGTTCCAATTTAAGCATATGTGCTGGTTAACCGAGCACAGACTAGGGCCTATATAACCCAGGTGACAGACTAGGGTCCCTATATCCCAGGTGACAGACCAGCGTCCGTATATCCCAGGTGACAGTGACAGACCAGGATCCGTATATCCCAGGTGACAGTGACAGACTAGGATCCGTATATCCCAGGTGACAGTGACAGACCAGGGTCCATATATCCCAGGTGACAGTGACAGACCAGGGTCCATATATCCCAGGTGACAGTGACAGACTAGGGTCCATATATCCCGGGTGACAGACCAGGGTCCATATATTCCGGGTGACAGACCAGGGTCCATATATCCCAGGTGACAGTGACAGACCAGGGTCCGTATATCCCAGGTGACAGTGACAGACTAGGGTCCGTATATCCCAGGTGATAGTGACAGACTAGGGTCCATATATCCCGGGTGACAGACCAGGGTCCATATATCCCGGGTGACAGACCAGGGTCCGTATATCCCGGGTGACAGTGACAGACTAGGTTTAGGCCGCTGGAAGTGTCTATAGATGTATAGAGTATTTCCTGCATTTAGTATTACATGGCATGGGGCGGCCTCTATAAACCTGGCAGAGTATATACATATGGGATATCATATATAGTGCCTGCTATTACATTTTTTACGTTTcatacatttttttacatttcattgtaaaataaaaagctatacaaatattttatcGCCATTAAGTCCTTATGTTCTCTATAACAGAAACGCTGGAAGTGCTTCTCGGCTGGGAAACTGCAATTTCCCAGGAACCTCAGCCAccttcttaaagaggatctttcaccacctccaccaattcaagtcctTACATATAGGTTCCgctgcactgattccagcacagttggaattttctctctagcccccaccattcctgagtaacaagcaaaggtagttttgctgcctgatgtgctatttaagttctgtaatgtcaggggggcggtgtcaggcagggggtgtgtttcagagctccaatcagagacagccagtgtcagagcttagaatcacaccccttgcctgctcctgcctgacaccgccctactgacagtacagagtctaactaGTATATCAGGGACCATTgactactcaggaatggtggggctaccaTTCCACAGCTCAGGACTGAAGCCCTTTATCTCTGTTTGGATGCCCCATCTGCCTATCCTTTGAACTCTAAGCCTGGTTTACGACATATTTGGCCCAGGGAACGCGGTCCATGTCCCAGTCATTTCTGCCAGCCTGGACAGACGCGTTAGACATAGAGATGCATAAAACTTATCAAACATTTTGCAacgtttgataaatttggtgcaacttATGCCAACATAGACTCCAGCAATACTGAGCCACAATACTAACCctgatcaatatgtgattggtgagggtctgacactcaggaccCCCATGAATAACCTGGATGAACAAAGCATTTGGTGAGCACAGCGCCCACGTTactcaataccaagcacagcatcatacatattgcatacctcccaaccgtcctgatttccgcgggacattcacgattctggtgacatgtcccgcggtcccagttggagggaggtatgtcccgatttcaactcagatttgcgtccagaggatgcagatctgagttgaacacatacgcagctaaagcaaggagctgtcacaggtcagctccttgcttcgtcgCTGaatgccgcctactggctgtgtaggcgcgatgtgatgacgtcacatcgcacctacaactgtgtgcgagtgagagagagaggcgcggagagagcggcaggggagcgaggagaaggtaagtgtaatatgTACATTGagctggaacatgaaactgggggcagatgaaggagaggacggcatgacactgggggcagagatggggggacatgaatctgggggcagagatggggggacatgaatctgggggcagagatggggggacatgaatctgggggcagagatagagaggacatgaatctgggggcagagatggagggaacatgaatctgggggcagagatggaggggacatgaatctgggggcagagatgcaggggacataaatctgggggcagagatgcaggggacatgaatctgggggcagagatggaggggggacatgaaactgtgggcagatgaagggggtatatgaaactgggggagagatagaggggggacatataatttacgggtgactgtaggaggtttatactgtgtgcgggcacatgaaaaattaatgagaacgggcggagtcaatacaaaagtgggcggggctaaatttgccgcacattttatccctctttcggttcttcaaaagttgggaggtatgcatattgTAGGAGCTGTTTTTGGTATCATAGTtctgccccattcacttgaatggggctgagctgctgctgtatcatgtgaccaatgaatgtaacGTCATCAACCTAGGGAAAAGGACAGAAACCCTAATCGGCAGGGGTTCTAGTGTCacatatagatgacctatcctaaggaaaacccctttaaaatccctCTTAAAATAAATTACCCCCATAATCCATATAAAATGCCAGCGAGCATCACAAGTCCATGTGTCCAACCTGGCTGAAACAATGAAGATCTTATTTGGAAACTCTCCTCTTATTATCCCGACCCCACATGATACTGTATAGTCAGATACAAGCAGCAGTGATCTGGAGaggttgcgtctagaatggagttgctcctggtaggtcctccctccagcaactccaatctactGTAGACAATTCACTAgagaggtgactagattggagttgctggagggaggaactactagaatcaactccaatgtagactgttcagtactgaggtgactagaatggagttgctaataggagctgccgccagaaactccaatctagtcacctcactacaggagcagctacggtagagtggagtgtctatagggggcgccagaactggccaagagagacattgtacaTGTATATGATtaagaatacaggaaatacacattcctgcacatagatacatcctgtgaaagtttgtgagtttggatgtttgtgggtttgtgtgtttggatgtttgttagtcaatcacgcaaaacccgctcgaccgatttggctgaaagtttccacaaacatagttaatacacccgattgcgcaataggctacttttcgtcacaatagcgcacatacgtttgtgccaggacccccacaaaacccaaactcacaccgccatgtctgcaatctcacacactttggaccatagcaagccacaaaattcctattgccctctacagcctcgcccctaaccccacacaatctcatatacatatactttaccactttgcccctcaccttaacgatactccaggaggcgctctttaacgctccggagcagccatgtttgccgacccccaccgctctgacaatctgcgacaccgcccacccatgtcaatacccctaggaggtctaataaatgcaaaaaaaaaagtaaaaaaaaaaagtaaaaaaaatataaaaacaaataaaaaggattaaaaattcaaatcacccccctttccctagaacacatataaaagtagttaaaaactgtgaaacacatacaggttaggtatccccgcgtccgaaatcgcccg contains:
- the TREH gene encoding trehalase; this translates as MDRTRWLSSLLVAFCLLQQYVHSVDLPPPCDSEIYCTGDILHHVQLAKIFNDDKHFVDMGLKDTPANTIKKFQSLLLRYKSGPIDREKLIEFVNTSFTHPGTEFEDWNPLDWHEKPKFLSHITDPALRSWAAHLHDLWKSLGRKINQNVKDQPELHSQIYVPNPVIVPGGRFIEFYYWDSYWVINGLLLSEMYDTARGMIENFLYMVDRYGFIPNGGRVYYLRRSQPPFLTLMMESYMASTNNVTFLRENIHLLKKEYDFWMTQRRISVERNGKNYVLNRYYGSAGDPRPESYSKDYEMAAKLTGGENQTFYSELKAAAESGWDFSSRWFFGSTNSLLDTKTSSVVPVDLNSILYRVEKALAKFYTDLEMHDEATTFSTAHSQRLEAVQAVLWDETLGTWLDYNINETRRNPNFYPTNLTPLWASCYSDPSVVDKVISYLETCGALDYQNGLPTSLKNTGEQWDFPNAWPPLQHMVIEGLEKTQSKKAKDIAFRLAQKWVTVNYEAYKKYNAMFEKYDVQGDGKPGGGGEYEVQLGFGWTNGVIMQLLDLYRTRLTSSAACASFSGILYTLPILIITFWI